Proteins from a single region of Urocitellus parryii isolate mUroPar1 chromosome 4, mUroPar1.hap1, whole genome shotgun sequence:
- the LOC113195168 gene encoding olfactory receptor 9G19-like produces MERSNHTVTEFILLGFTADPVMQVLLFVVFLGVYSATLVGNTILIALICNDSRLHTPMYFFIGNLSFLDLWYSSVYTPKILVTCISEDKSISFAGCLAQFFFSAGLAYSECYLLAAMAYDRYMAISNPLLYAQAMSRRLCICLVLYSYTGGFVNAIILTSNTFTLDFCGDNVIDDFFCDVPPLVKLACDVKESYQSVLFFLLTSNVITPTLLILASYLFIIAAILRIRSTQGRLKAFSTCSSHLASVTLYYGSILYIYSRPSSSYSLERDKMVSTFYTVLFPMLNPMIYSLRNKDVKEALKKLFKLAQSEV; encoded by the coding sequence ATGGAAAGGAGCAATCACACAGTGACCGAGTTCATCTTGCTGGGCTTCACAGCAGACCCTGTGATGCAGGTCCTCCTCTTTGTTGTGTTCCTTGGAGTGTACTCTGCGACCTTGGTAGGAAACACCATCCTCATAGCACTGATCTGTAATGACTCCAGGCTCCACACACCCATGTATTTCTTCATTGGAAATCTGTCTTTCCTGGATCTCTGGTATTCCTCTGTCTACACCCCAAAGATCCTAGTCACCTGCATCTCTGAAGACAAAAGCATCTCTTTTGCTGGCTGCCTGGCTCAGTTCTTCTTCTCAGCTGGGCTGGCCTACAGTGAGTGCTATCTGCTGGCTGCCATGGCTTATGACCGCTATATGGCTATTTCCAACCCCCTGCTTTATGCTCAGGCCATGTCAAGGAGATTGTGCATCTGTTTGGTTCTATATTCCTATACTGGGGGTTTTGTCAATGCAATAATATTAACCAGCAACACCTTCACCTTGGATTTCTGTGGTGACAATGTCATCGATGACTTTTTCTGTGATGTTCCACCTCTAGTAAAGTTGGCATGTGACGTGAAGGAGAGCTACCAATCTGTACTGTTCTTCCTTCTGACCTCCAATGTCATTACCCCTACCCTGCTCATCCTGGCCTCCTATCTTTTCATCATTGCCGCCATTTTGAGGATCCGATCCACCCAGGGCCGCctcaaggccttctccacctgctcttCCCACCTGGCCTCTGTGACCTTGTACTATGGCTCCATCCTCTACATCTATTCTCGCCCAAGTTCCAGCTATTCCCTTGAGAGGGACAAAATGGTTTCTACCTTTTATACTGTGTTGTTCCCCATGTTGAACCCCATGatctacagtctgaggaataAGGATGTGAAAGAAGCCCTGAAAAAGCTTTTCAAGTTGGCTCAGTCCGAAGTCTAA
- the LOC113195129 gene encoding olfactory receptor 9G4-like — protein sequence MEVGNRTVLTEFILVGISADPRWQLILFVTFLMLYLLTMAGNMTLVILIKIDAQLHTPMYHLLGNLSFLDFWYTSVYTPKILANCFSEDRRISLAGCGAQFFFSCVAVYTESYLLASMAYDRYVAICHPLLYSGTMSSSVCNWLVVGSYIGGFLNAIAHTANTFRLSFCGNNVIDHFLCDVLPLVKMSCTDTQVYVIILSSMVGFAFLSCLLVILISYAHILLAILRMRSASGRRKAFSTCASHLVSVMLFYGSLLFVYTRTSASYSLESDKVAALFYTIINPLLNPVIYSFRNKDVKEAFRKAILITQPQA from the coding sequence ATGGAAGTGGGAAATCGCACAGTCCTGACTGAATTCATCTTGGTGGGCATTTCAGCAGATCCCCGGTGGCAGCTGATTCTGTTTGTAACATTTCTGATGCTCTATTTGCTAACCATGGCAGGGAATATGACCCTGGTCATCTTAATCAAGATTGATGCCCAGCTGCATACACCTATGTACCATTTGCTTGGCAATCTGTCTTTTTTGGATTTCTGGTACACCTCTGTATATACCCCTAAAATCTTGGCCAACTGTTTCTCAGAAGATAGACGAATTTCCTTGGCTGGATGTGGggctcagtttttcttttcttgtgtagCAGTCTATACCGAGAGCTATCTCCTCGCATCTATGGcatatgaccgctatgtggcaaTTTGTCACCCATTGCTTTATTCAGGCACCATGTCTTCTTCTGTTTGTAATTGGCTTGTTGTTGGATCCTACATAGGAGGCTTTCTGAATGCCATAGCCCACACTGCTAACACCTTCCGCCTGAGTTTCTGTGGTAACAATGTCATCGACCACTTTTTATGTGATGTTCTACCATTGGTAAAAATGTCCTGCACAGACACTCAGGTCTATGTCATAATCCTTTCCAGTATGGTTGGCTTTGCATTTCTCTCCTGCCTTCTGGTCATCCTCATCTCCTATGCCCACATCCTCCTGGCCATTCTGAGGATGCGCTCAGCCTCAGGTAGGCGCAAGGCATTCTCCACCTGTGCTTCCCACCTGGTCTCTGTCATGCTCTTCTATGGATCTCTGCTCTTCGTATACACAAGAACCAGTGCCAGCTACTCCCTGGAGAGCGACAAAGTGGCTGCCCTGTTCTACACCATCATCAACCCATTGCTCAACCCTGTCATCTATAGCTTCAGAAACAAAGATGTCAAAGAGGCCTTCAGGAAAGCAATACTGATAACACAACCACAAGCTTGA